A single window of Salvia splendens isolate huo1 chromosome 6, SspV2, whole genome shotgun sequence DNA harbors:
- the LOC121806655 gene encoding biogenesis of lysosome-related organelles complex 1 subunit 2-like, whose translation MASGKDTEKDQIAASLNDLFTNVSDMIKGELQGTNNVLELLEKMNVRVGEEYKGFGDVASGLRVFVEQLKSKSSTFDDCIQQLDAIEQQVMEFEAVIAMLDRYVSLLESKMQHVYQIPPAALK comes from the exons ATGGCTTCTGGAAAGGATACAGAGAAAGACCAAATCGCTGCTTCTCTAAATGATCTTTTCACCAATGTCTCCGACATGATTAAAGGCGAGCTCCAG GGAACAAATAATGTGCTAGAGCTTTTGGAGAAAATGAATGTAAGAGTGGGTGAAGAATACAAAGGCTTTGGTGATGTGGCCTCAGGATTAAGAGTTTTTGTGGAACAATTGAAGTCGAAAAGCAGCACATTTGACGACTGCATTCAGCAGCTTGATGCGATAGAGCAACAAGTGATGGAGTTCGAAGCTGTAATCGCTATGCTTGACAGATATGTTTCATTACTGGAGTCAAAGATGCAGCATGTTTACCAAATTCCTCCTGCTGCACTAAAATAA